One window from the genome of Eucalyptus grandis isolate ANBG69807.140 chromosome 7, ASM1654582v1, whole genome shotgun sequence encodes:
- the LOC104456825 gene encoding glutaredoxin-C13 produces MDKVKRCASEQGVVIFSKSSCCLCYTVTILFRDLGVQPRVYEIDRDPECREIEKALVRLGCNAPVPAVFIGGQLVGSTNEVMSLHLSGSLIPMIRPYQAQSSAI; encoded by the coding sequence ATGGACAAGGTGAAGAGATGCGCATCGGAACAGGGGGTGGTGATATTCAGCAAGAGCTCGTGCTGCTTGTGCTACACGGTGACCATCCTGTTCCGAGACCTTGGGGTCCAACCCCGGGTGTACGAGATCGACCGCGACCCTGAGTGCCGTGAGATAGAGAAGGCCCTGGTCAGGCTAGGGTGCAACGCGCCCGTGCCCGCGGTGTTCATAGGGGGCCAGCTTGTCGGGTCCACCAACGAAGTCATGTCCCTCCACCTCAGCGGCTCGCTCATCCCCATGATCAGGCCCTACCAGGCCCAGTCTTCAGCAatctaa